The proteins below are encoded in one region of Streptomyces roseirectus:
- a CDS encoding response regulator, protein MAQARTFTEQDPIRVFLLDDHEVVRRGLTDLLDAEPDISVVGDAGTVEHALVRGPALRPDVAVLDVRLPDGDGITVCRELRDRMPELACLMLTSFDDEDALLDAIMAGASGYVLKQIKGSDLVSAVRTVASGQSMLDPATTARLMRSLRADPADTPAVPDELAGLSPRERDILALIGDGLTNREIGKKLYLSEKTVKNHISRLLAKLGVQRRVQAAVLASHLEPPEPEERRGR, encoded by the coding sequence ATGGCGCAGGCACGCACCTTCACCGAGCAGGACCCGATCCGCGTGTTCCTGCTCGACGACCACGAGGTCGTACGCCGCGGCCTGACCGACCTCCTCGACGCCGAACCCGACATCTCGGTCGTCGGGGACGCCGGGACGGTCGAGCACGCGCTCGTCCGGGGCCCGGCGCTGCGGCCCGACGTCGCCGTCCTCGACGTCCGCCTCCCCGACGGCGACGGCATCACCGTCTGCCGTGAACTGCGCGACCGGATGCCCGAGCTGGCCTGCCTGATGCTGACCTCGTTCGACGACGAGGACGCCCTCCTCGACGCGATCATGGCCGGGGCCTCCGGCTACGTCCTCAAGCAGATCAAGGGCTCCGACCTCGTCTCGGCGGTCCGCACGGTCGCCTCAGGCCAGTCCATGCTCGACCCCGCGACCACCGCCCGCCTCATGCGCTCCCTGCGCGCCGACCCCGCCGACACCCCGGCCGTCCCCGACGAACTCGCCGGCCTCTCCCCGCGCGAACGCGACATCCTCGCCCTCATCGGCGACGGCCTCACCAACCGGGAGATCGGCAAGAAGCTCTACCTCTCCGAGAAGACCGTCAAGAACCACATCTCCCGCCTCCTCGCCAAACTCGGCGTCCAACGCCGCGTCCAGGCCGCCGTCCTGGCCTCCCACCTGGAGCCACCGGAGCCGGAGGAGCGCCGGGGGAGGTAG
- a CDS encoding universal stress protein, with product METTPVRPWCGVVRAVREPVVVGVDGSEASLRAVDWAADEAALRGAPLRLVHASLWNDHQEDGWGYDCRLLESAARRAHRRDPRVRISTEVAGERAERALLRAGESAAVLVLGTRDRADLTGRLLGSLSLAVAARADCPVIVVRDGHHAPEHGRIVVGVGGPAAVRFALREAEVRDAELEAVRTWRSPARPGAGRPAGASPERRAAQALERALRHAPERLRIRRRTAEGSARNLLVSASRGADLVVVGTRSGAGRLGQVTRRVLRHSACPVAVVPERH from the coding sequence ATGGAGACAACACCCGTCCGCCCCTGGTGCGGGGTGGTGAGGGCGGTGCGGGAGCCGGTCGTCGTCGGTGTCGACGGCTCCGAGGCGAGCCTGCGGGCCGTGGACTGGGCGGCGGACGAGGCGGCCCTGCGCGGGGCGCCGCTGCGCCTGGTGCACGCCTCGCTGTGGAACGACCACCAGGAGGACGGCTGGGGCTACGACTGCCGTCTCCTGGAATCCGCCGCCCGGCGTGCTCACCGCCGTGACCCCCGGGTGCGGATCTCCACCGAGGTCGCGGGCGAGCGGGCCGAGCGCGCGCTGCTGCGGGCCGGGGAGAGCGCCGCCGTGCTGGTGCTGGGCACCCGGGACCGCGCCGACCTCACCGGACGGCTGCTGGGCTCGCTGAGCCTGGCCGTGGCCGCCCGCGCCGACTGCCCCGTGATCGTCGTGCGGGACGGCCACCACGCCCCGGAGCACGGCAGGATCGTCGTCGGCGTCGGTGGTCCGGCGGCGGTGCGCTTCGCCCTGCGCGAGGCCGAGGTGCGTGACGCGGAGCTGGAGGCCGTCCGGACGTGGCGGTCCCCGGCGCGGCCGGGCGCCGGGCGGCCGGCGGGCGCGTCGCCCGAGCGGCGTGCCGCGCAGGCGCTGGAGCGGGCGCTGCGGCACGCGCCCGAGCGGCTGCGGATCCGGCGCCGCACCGCCGAGGGCAGCGCCCGCAACCTCCTCGTGTCCGCCTCCCGCGGGGCTGATCTCGTGGTCGTGGGCACCCGGTCCGGTGCCGGGCGGCTGGGTCAGGTGACCCGCCGGGTCCTGCGCCACTCCGCCTGTCCGGTCGCTGTCGTACCCGAGCGCCACTGA
- a CDS encoding transcriptional regulator, with amino-acid sequence MPVPPPAHGPRRLVAESWARCTARGVRADALAPVPEAATELDERRRGHSLAAALPLLRDLLGRGATDDGHVFAVADTDGTLLWVEGDRSALRRAERIRFVEGAGWSEPSAGTNAPGTALELGRAVQIVEGEHYGTAVRTWSCAAAPVRDPRTGLLLGAIDLSGGPSIATPPALAAVRAAALAAQAVLPRTPAAEDVVRLRALARDSALLEHAGRVRRLSPRHSEIVVTLALEGRGVSGDRLAVDLSEHEIPPSTLRAELTRLRAALGPGLLGSRPYALLGPVRADYDEVAGLLAQGRPAAALTRYPGPLLPRSEAPLVVAHRRSLEQQLRGAVLAAGSADLLRRWTVSEWGTDDAPAWTALARSLPGGSPQRAAAAARAGHLERTTGHAARLQRSRS; translated from the coding sequence ATGCCCGTTCCTCCCCCCGCCCACGGGCCCCGCCGTCTGGTGGCCGAGTCGTGGGCGCGCTGTACCGCACGCGGTGTACGGGCCGACGCTCTCGCCCCGGTGCCCGAAGCCGCCACCGAACTGGACGAGCGCCGGCGCGGCCATTCCCTCGCCGCCGCGCTGCCTCTCCTGCGCGACCTCCTGGGGCGGGGCGCCACCGACGACGGGCACGTCTTCGCGGTCGCGGACACCGACGGAACCCTGCTGTGGGTCGAGGGCGACCGAAGCGCGCTGCGCCGAGCCGAGCGGATACGGTTCGTCGAGGGCGCCGGGTGGTCCGAACCGTCGGCCGGGACCAACGCCCCCGGCACCGCCCTGGAACTGGGCCGGGCCGTCCAGATCGTGGAGGGCGAGCACTACGGCACAGCCGTCCGCACCTGGTCGTGTGCCGCGGCGCCCGTGCGCGACCCCCGCACCGGGCTGTTGCTCGGCGCGATCGACCTCTCCGGCGGCCCGAGCATCGCCACGCCCCCGGCACTGGCCGCGGTGCGCGCGGCGGCCCTGGCCGCACAGGCGGTGCTCCCGCGCACCCCGGCCGCCGAGGACGTCGTACGGCTGCGGGCACTCGCCCGGGACAGCGCCCTGCTGGAGCACGCCGGGCGCGTGCGCCGCCTCAGCCCCCGGCACAGCGAGATCGTGGTGACACTGGCCCTGGAGGGCCGGGGCGTGAGCGGAGACCGGCTCGCGGTGGACCTCTCGGAGCACGAGATACCCCCCTCGACACTGCGCGCCGAGCTGACCCGGCTGCGCGCGGCCCTCGGCCCCGGTCTCCTCGGCTCCCGGCCCTACGCGCTGCTCGGCCCGGTACGCGCCGACTACGACGAGGTGGCCGGCCTCCTCGCACAGGGCCGGCCGGCCGCGGCCCTCACCCGCTACCCCGGCCCGCTGCTGCCGCGCTCCGAGGCGCCGCTCGTCGTGGCACACCGGCGGTCGCTGGAACAGCAGTTGCGCGGTGCCGTGCTGGCCGCGGGCAGCGCTGATCTGCTGCGCCGCTGGACCGTCTCGGAATGGGGCACCGACGACGCCCCGGCCTGGACCGCGCTCGCCCGCTCCCTGCCCGGCGGATCACCGCAGCGCGCCGCCGCCGCTGCCCGCGCCGGCCATCTGGAGAGGACCACCGGACATGCAGCGCGGTTGCAGCGTTCCCGCTCCTAG
- a CDS encoding cyclic nucleotide-binding domain-containing protein, whose product MNAAPTPSMLRALPAEHRHRLMRLASEVSFPPGTRIFEEGGRADRFWVIRTGRVELDMKVPGRRAAVIENLGHDELVGWSWLLGPHAWHLGAEATTLVRAYEFDGVAVRSLCQDDPALGNSVALWVGGILAHRLRSARTRLLDLYAPYGAGTRI is encoded by the coding sequence ATGAACGCCGCCCCCACCCCGAGCATGCTGCGCGCCCTCCCGGCCGAGCACCGGCACCGGCTGATGCGCCTCGCGAGCGAGGTGTCCTTCCCGCCGGGCACCCGGATCTTCGAAGAGGGCGGGCGGGCCGACCGGTTCTGGGTCATCCGCACCGGACGCGTCGAACTCGACATGAAGGTGCCGGGCCGCCGGGCCGCCGTCATCGAGAACCTGGGACACGACGAACTCGTCGGCTGGTCCTGGCTGCTGGGACCTCACGCCTGGCACCTCGGCGCCGAGGCCACGACCCTGGTGCGGGCCTACGAGTTCGACGGCGTCGCCGTGCGCTCGCTGTGCCAGGACGACCCGGCGCTCGGCAACTCCGTCGCCCTGTGGGTGGGCGGCATCCTGGCCCACCGCCTGCGCTCCGCCCGCACCCGGCTCCTCGACCTGTACGCCCCCTACGGCGCCGGCACCCGCATCTGA
- the gap gene encoding type I glyceraldehyde-3-phosphate dehydrogenase, protein MTVRVGINGFGRIGRTYLRAALERGEGVEVVAVNDVAPAATLAHLLEFDSTFGRLGREVRHDEGSVTVDGRRIAVTAERDPAALRWGELGVDVVIESTGRFRDRDSAALHLKAGARSVLLSAPGKGVDATLVVGVNHTAFDRAHDRIVSAASCTTNCVAPMVKVLDDAFGVERGMLTTVHGYTNDQALIDGPHKDLRRARSAALSIIPTGTGAARAVGLVLPELAGTLDGIAVRVPVEDGSLTDLTVVLNRPVTRDEVNEAFEAAAEGPLRGVLRVSHAPIVSRDVIGDPASCVFDPALTQVGGTLAKVFGWYDNEWGYTNRLLDLTLLMA, encoded by the coding sequence ATGACCGTACGTGTCGGTATCAACGGCTTCGGCCGGATCGGCCGCACCTATCTGCGCGCGGCTCTGGAGCGCGGTGAGGGTGTCGAGGTCGTCGCCGTCAACGACGTCGCCCCCGCCGCCACCCTGGCCCATCTCCTGGAGTTCGACTCGACGTTCGGGCGTCTGGGGCGGGAGGTGCGGCACGACGAAGGGTCGGTCACCGTGGACGGCCGGCGCATCGCCGTCACCGCCGAACGCGATCCGGCCGCGCTGCGCTGGGGAGAGCTGGGCGTCGACGTCGTGATCGAGTCCACCGGCCGTTTCCGCGACCGTGACTCGGCCGCCCTGCACCTGAAGGCGGGGGCCCGCAGCGTGCTGCTGTCCGCGCCGGGCAAGGGCGTGGACGCGACCTTGGTGGTCGGTGTCAACCACACCGCCTTCGACCGTGCGCACGACCGGATCGTGTCGGCCGCGTCCTGCACCACCAACTGTGTCGCGCCGATGGTGAAGGTCCTCGACGACGCGTTCGGCGTCGAGCGCGGGATGCTCACCACCGTGCACGGCTACACCAACGACCAGGCGTTGATCGACGGCCCGCACAAGGACCTGCGCCGGGCCCGTTCCGCCGCCCTCAGCATCATCCCGACCGGCACGGGTGCCGCCCGCGCGGTGGGCCTGGTGCTGCCGGAGCTCGCCGGGACGCTGGACGGGATCGCGGTGCGGGTGCCGGTGGAGGACGGCTCGCTCACCGACCTGACGGTGGTCCTGAACCGTCCGGTGACGCGGGACGAGGTCAACGAGGCGTTCGAGGCGGCGGCCGAGGGCCCGCTGCGCGGCGTCCTGCGGGTCTCGCACGCCCCGATCGTCTCCCGCGACGTGATCGGCGACCCCGCCTCCTGTGTCTTCGACCCGGCGCTGACCCAGGTGGGCGGCACGCTGGCGAAGGTCTTCGGCTGGTACGACAACGAGTGGGGCTACACCAACCGGCTGCTGGACCTCACCCTCCTGATGGCCTGA
- a CDS encoding phosphoketolase family protein, giving the protein MSHLSDDELRTLDAHWRAANYLSAGQIYLLANPLLTEPLRPEHIKPRLLGHWGTSPGLTLVYTHLNRVIKARGLDALCVWGPGHGGPAVLAGSWLEGSYGETYPDVSRDAAGMERLFRQFSFPGGVPSHVAPETPGSIHEGGELGYSLAHAYGAAFDNPGLLVACVIGDGEAETGPLAGSWHANKFLDPAHDGAVLPILHLNGYKIANPTVLSRLPESELDDLLRGYGHQPIHVTGDDPAAVHQALAAAMDDALDRIAIMQETAREGGVTERVHWPVIVLRTPKGWTGPAEVDGEPVEGTWRAHQVPLAGVRENPEHLRQLEAWLRSYRPDELFGSDGRPTADVLACVPEGTRRLGANPHANGGLLTRELPLPDLDEFAVPVDKPGTTLHEPTRVLGDLLARVMHDTRLRRDFRIVGPDETASNRLQAVFGASGKAWQAALLPVDEHLERHGRVLEILSEHLCQGWLEGYLLTGRHGLFSCYEAFVHIVDSMVNQHIKWLKTSRELPWRAPIASLNYLLTSHVWRQDHNGFSHQDPGFVDHVLNKSPEVVRVYLPPDANTLLSVADHALRSRDHVNVIVAGKQPCFDWLSLDQARAHCARGAGIWDWAGTESGGAPDVVLACAGDVPTQEVLAAAQLLRRHLPSLAVRVVNVVDMTRLLPREEHPHGMSDFEYDGLFTADRPVIFAYHGYPWLIHRLAYRRTGHAQLHVRGYKESGTTTTPFDMVVRNDLDRFRLVMDVIDRVPGLAVRAAAVRQQMADARTRHHAWIREHGTDLPEIADWTWTA; this is encoded by the coding sequence ATGTCCCACCTGTCCGACGACGAACTGCGTACCCTCGACGCCCACTGGCGGGCCGCCAACTACCTCTCCGCCGGCCAGATCTACCTCCTGGCCAACCCCCTGCTGACCGAACCCCTCAGGCCCGAGCACATCAAGCCCCGGCTGCTGGGCCACTGGGGCACCTCGCCCGGCCTGACCCTCGTGTACACGCACCTCAACCGCGTCATCAAGGCGCGCGGTCTGGACGCGCTGTGCGTGTGGGGGCCGGGGCACGGGGGCCCGGCGGTGCTGGCGGGCTCCTGGCTGGAGGGCAGCTACGGCGAGACCTATCCCGACGTCTCCCGCGACGCGGCCGGCATGGAGCGCCTGTTCCGGCAGTTCTCCTTCCCGGGCGGGGTGCCGAGCCACGTCGCCCCGGAGACGCCGGGCTCGATCCACGAGGGCGGCGAGCTGGGCTACTCCCTCGCCCACGCCTACGGCGCCGCCTTCGACAACCCCGGTCTGCTGGTCGCGTGCGTGATCGGCGACGGTGAGGCGGAGACCGGTCCGCTGGCCGGGTCGTGGCACGCGAACAAGTTCCTCGACCCGGCGCACGACGGCGCCGTCCTGCCGATCCTCCACCTCAACGGCTACAAGATCGCCAACCCGACGGTGCTGTCGCGGCTGCCCGAGTCCGAACTCGACGACCTGCTGCGCGGCTACGGCCACCAGCCGATCCACGTCACCGGCGACGACCCGGCCGCCGTCCACCAGGCCCTGGCCGCGGCCATGGACGACGCCCTCGACCGCATCGCGATCATGCAGGAGACGGCCCGTGAGGGCGGCGTCACCGAGCGCGTGCACTGGCCGGTGATCGTCCTGCGCACCCCCAAGGGCTGGACCGGTCCCGCCGAGGTGGACGGCGAGCCCGTCGAGGGCACCTGGCGCGCCCACCAGGTCCCGCTGGCCGGCGTCCGGGAGAACCCCGAGCACCTGCGGCAGCTGGAGGCGTGGCTGCGTTCCTACCGGCCGGACGAGCTGTTCGGTTCCGACGGCCGCCCCACCGCCGACGTTCTCGCCTGCGTCCCGGAGGGCACCCGACGACTCGGCGCCAATCCCCACGCCAACGGCGGCCTTCTCACACGCGAACTGCCCCTGCCCGACCTGGACGAATTCGCCGTCCCCGTCGACAAACCCGGCACCACCCTCCATGAACCCACGCGCGTGCTCGGTGACTTGCTCGCCCGCGTCATGCACGACACACGGCTGCGCCGGGACTTCCGCATCGTGGGACCCGACGAGACGGCTTCCAACCGCCTCCAGGCCGTCTTCGGCGCCAGCGGCAAGGCGTGGCAGGCCGCGCTGCTTCCGGTGGACGAGCATCTGGAGCGGCACGGGCGGGTGCTGGAGATCCTTTCCGAACACCTGTGCCAGGGCTGGCTGGAGGGGTATCTGCTGACCGGGCGGCACGGGCTGTTCTCCTGCTACGAGGCGTTCGTGCACATCGTCGACTCGATGGTCAACCAGCACATCAAGTGGCTGAAGACGTCGCGGGAGCTGCCCTGGCGGGCGCCGATCGCCTCGTTGAACTACCTGCTGACGTCGCACGTGTGGCGCCAGGACCACAACGGCTTCTCCCACCAGGACCCGGGTTTCGTGGACCACGTCCTCAACAAGAGCCCCGAGGTCGTGCGGGTGTACCTGCCGCCGGACGCCAACACGCTGCTGTCGGTGGCCGACCACGCGCTGCGCAGCCGTGACCACGTCAACGTGATCGTGGCGGGCAAGCAGCCCTGCTTCGACTGGCTGTCGCTGGACCAGGCCCGCGCCCACTGCGCGCGCGGCGCCGGGATCTGGGACTGGGCGGGCACGGAGAGCGGGGGCGCGCCGGACGTCGTGCTCGCCTGCGCGGGCGACGTGCCGACCCAGGAGGTGCTGGCCGCCGCCCAGTTGCTGCGCCGGCACCTGCCCTCCCTGGCCGTGCGGGTGGTCAACGTGGTCGACATGACGCGCCTGCTGCCGCGCGAGGAACACCCGCACGGGATGAGCGACTTCGAGTACGACGGCCTGTTCACCGCGGACCGGCCGGTGATCTTCGCCTACCACGGCTACCCCTGGCTCATCCACCGCCTCGCCTACCGGCGCACCGGCCACGCCCAGCTGCATGTGCGCGGCTACAAGGAGTCGGGGACCACGACCACGCCCTTCGACATGGTCGTCCGCAACGACCTCGACCGCTTCCGCCTGGTCATGGACGTCATCGACCGCGTCCCCGGCCTCGCCGTGCGCGCGGCGGCCGTGCGCCAGCAGATGGCCGACGCCCGCACCCGCCACCACGCCTGGATCCGCGAGCACGGCACCGACCTGCCGGAGATCGCGGACTGGACCTGGACCGCCTGA
- a CDS encoding aldehyde dehydrogenase family protein, producing MMKYEPPGAPGSPVDVAPRYENFIGGKWQAPTTGQYTPDLCPATARPICEVPKSGPEDIELALDAAHSAKDTWGEATTAQRAAALNKVADAIDAHREELAVAESWENGKPVRETLAADLPLAADHFRYFAAAIRAEESEITEIDKETIAYHFHEPLGVVGQIIPFNFPLLMAAWKLAPALAAGNCTVIKPASPTPWSILKLMEVVGDLLPPGVLNVVNGPGAEIGKALATNRRIAKVAFTGETTTGRLIMQYASQNIIPVTLELGGKSPNIFFGDVAAADDDFLDKAVEGLVLYAFNKGEVCTCPSRALIQEDIYEEFMGRCLERVRAIRLGDPLDTGTMMGPQVSQRQIDKISSYVAVGAEEGAEVLVGGQRADLGGRFTDGYFYEPTVLKGHNRMRVFQEEIFGPVLAVTTFKDEAEAVALANDTLYGLGAGVWSRDGARAYRVGRAIKAGRVWTNCYHLYPAGAAFGGYKISGIGRETHKTMLDHYSQTKNLLVSYGTKPLGLF from the coding sequence ATCATGAAGTACGAGCCTCCGGGCGCACCGGGCAGCCCCGTCGACGTCGCACCCCGCTACGAGAACTTCATCGGCGGCAAGTGGCAGGCCCCGACCACCGGGCAGTACACGCCGGACCTGTGCCCCGCCACCGCCCGCCCGATCTGCGAGGTCCCGAAGTCCGGGCCCGAGGACATCGAACTCGCCCTGGACGCCGCCCACTCCGCCAAGGACACCTGGGGCGAGGCGACCACGGCACAGCGAGCCGCCGCACTGAACAAGGTCGCCGACGCCATCGACGCCCACCGCGAGGAACTCGCGGTCGCCGAGAGCTGGGAGAACGGCAAGCCCGTCCGCGAGACCCTGGCCGCCGACCTCCCGCTGGCCGCCGACCACTTCCGCTACTTCGCGGCGGCGATCCGCGCCGAGGAGAGCGAGATCACCGAGATCGACAAGGAGACCATCGCCTACCACTTCCACGAACCGCTGGGCGTGGTCGGACAGATCATCCCCTTCAACTTCCCGCTGCTGATGGCCGCGTGGAAGCTCGCCCCGGCGCTCGCCGCGGGCAACTGCACGGTCATCAAGCCGGCCTCACCGACGCCGTGGTCGATCCTGAAGCTGATGGAGGTCGTCGGTGACCTCCTCCCGCCGGGCGTCCTCAACGTCGTGAACGGCCCCGGCGCCGAGATCGGCAAGGCGCTCGCCACCAACAGGCGCATCGCCAAGGTCGCCTTCACCGGAGAGACCACCACCGGCCGCCTGATCATGCAGTACGCGTCGCAGAACATCATCCCGGTCACCCTGGAACTGGGCGGCAAGTCGCCGAACATCTTCTTCGGCGACGTGGCCGCCGCCGACGACGACTTCCTGGACAAGGCCGTCGAAGGGCTGGTGCTCTACGCCTTCAACAAGGGCGAGGTCTGCACCTGCCCCTCCCGTGCCCTGATCCAGGAGGACATCTACGAGGAGTTCATGGGGCGCTGCCTGGAGCGTGTCCGCGCCATCAGGCTGGGCGATCCGCTCGACACCGGCACCATGATGGGCCCCCAGGTCTCCCAGCGGCAGATCGACAAGATCTCCTCCTACGTCGCCGTCGGAGCCGAGGAAGGCGCCGAGGTACTCGTCGGAGGACAGCGGGCCGACCTCGGCGGCCGGTTCACGGACGGCTACTTCTACGAGCCGACCGTCCTCAAGGGCCACAACCGGATGCGGGTCTTCCAGGAGGAGATCTTCGGCCCGGTCCTCGCGGTCACCACCTTCAAGGACGAGGCCGAGGCCGTGGCCCTCGCCAACGACACGCTCTACGGCCTCGGCGCCGGGGTGTGGAGCCGCGACGGCGCCCGCGCCTACCGCGTCGGCCGCGCCATCAAGGCCGGACGGGTCTGGACCAACTGCTACCACCTGTACCCGGCCGGCGCCGCCTTCGGCGGCTACAAGATCTCCGGCATCGGCCGAGAGACCCACAAGACAATGCTCGACCACTACAGCCAGACCAAGAACCTGCTGGTCAGCTACGGCACCAAGCCGCTCGGCCTGTTCTAG
- a CDS encoding universal stress protein: protein MTRHDVVVGVDGSPGAVRALDRAMEEAGCRAAALRVVYAVRDRDEAGPVLASAVSRTRLRRPGLPVTGEAVEGGPVEVLARASAGALLTVVGTRGMGPLAGLLAGSVSLRLAARARGPLLVVRDDRPREPAGTGRPVVLGLRGDADEEAAVYAFEEAERRQAPLRVLHAMAHRHTTPEMPSPIPATSPGQRRRAQEERAEGAVPRFGVARLRERHPRVPVDIRAVNTDPAHALLEAGREAAVVVIGTHRHSGPVTHTLLSRSHCPVVLVPDAG from the coding sequence ATGACTCGCCACGATGTCGTCGTCGGAGTGGACGGTTCACCGGGCGCCGTGCGCGCGCTGGACCGCGCCATGGAGGAGGCCGGGTGCCGGGCGGCCGCCCTGCGGGTCGTGTACGCCGTGCGCGACCGCGACGAGGCGGGGCCCGTGCTCGCCTCGGCCGTGAGCCGCACGCGGCTGCGCCGGCCGGGGCTGCCGGTCACCGGCGAGGCCGTCGAGGGCGGGCCGGTGGAGGTGCTGGCCCGCGCGAGCGCCGGCGCGCTCCTCACGGTCGTCGGCACCCGGGGGATGGGCCCGCTCGCCGGGCTCCTCGCCGGCTCGGTCAGCCTCAGGCTGGCCGCACGGGCCCGCGGCCCGCTGCTCGTCGTACGCGACGACCGCCCCCGCGAACCCGCCGGCACCGGACGCCCCGTGGTGCTCGGGCTGCGGGGCGACGCCGACGAGGAAGCGGCCGTCTACGCCTTCGAGGAGGCGGAACGCCGGCAGGCGCCGCTGCGCGTCCTGCACGCCATGGCCCACCGACACACCACGCCCGAGATGCCCTCGCCGATCCCCGCGACGAGCCCCGGCCAGCGGCGCCGGGCACAGGAGGAACGCGCCGAGGGGGCCGTACCCCGCTTCGGCGTCGCCAGGCTGCGGGAGCGGCACCCGCGCGTACCCGTCGACATCCGCGCCGTGAACACCGACCCCGCCCACGCCCTCCTGGAGGCGGGCCGCGAGGCGGCCGTCGTCGTCATCGGCACCCACCGGCACTCCGGCCCCGTCACCCACACCCTGCTCAGCCGCTCCCACTGCCCCGTGGTGCTGGTGCCGGACGCCGGCTGA
- a CDS encoding universal stress protein: MLRSITVGLDGSPESLAAAEWAACEAVSLGLPLTLLQVGEPVPAPVPGPETYRRWTDHVPRQTALGLRLRHPGVRVRGEHVTGSPADVLSHASKDAELLVLGSRGPGGIGGFVTGSVGLGVLAHAQRPVVFVRARRPHEGRPVVLGLDTDHPDSALMDFAFDSAARRGTPLLILHAWSPAPYLAYATLDDPPLRASLARGDAEELADVVRPWRQKFPDVEVAEESRYGSAAAHLVAAAREASLVVVGRRGRRGPFGTHIGHVTYAALHHSPAPVAVVSHG; this comes from the coding sequence ATGCTGCGTTCGATCACCGTGGGCCTCGACGGCTCACCCGAGAGCCTGGCGGCGGCCGAGTGGGCGGCCTGCGAGGCCGTGTCGCTCGGTCTGCCGCTGACGCTCCTGCAGGTCGGGGAGCCGGTCCCCGCGCCGGTGCCGGGCCCCGAGACCTACCGGCGGTGGACCGACCACGTCCCCCGTCAGACCGCCCTCGGTCTGCGGCTGCGCCACCCCGGCGTGCGGGTGCGCGGCGAACACGTCACCGGCTCGCCCGCCGACGTCCTGTCGCACGCCTCGAAGGACGCCGAACTCCTCGTCCTCGGCTCCCGCGGGCCGGGCGGGATCGGCGGCTTCGTGACCGGTTCCGTCGGCCTGGGCGTGCTGGCCCACGCCCAGCGTCCCGTGGTGTTCGTCAGGGCCCGCAGGCCGCACGAGGGGCGGCCGGTCGTGCTGGGCCTGGACACCGATCACCCGGACAGCGCGCTCATGGACTTCGCCTTCGACTCCGCCGCCCGGCGCGGCACGCCCCTGCTGATCCTGCACGCCTGGAGCCCGGCGCCGTACCTCGCGTACGCGACCCTCGACGACCCGCCCCTGCGCGCCTCCCTCGCGCGGGGCGACGCCGAGGAGCTGGCCGACGTGGTGCGGCCCTGGCGGCAGAAGTTCCCCGACGTCGAGGTCGCCGAGGAGTCCCGGTACGGCAGCGCCGCCGCGCACCTCGTGGCCGCCGCGCGTGAGGCGTCGCTGGTGGTCGTGGGCCGCCGGGGGCGGCGCGGTCCTTTCGGCACCCACATCGGGCACGTCACGTACGCCGCCCTGCACCACTCCCCCGCCCCCGTCGCCGTCGTGTCCCACGGCTGA
- a CDS encoding CBS domain-containing protein: MHGTPHIVSDVMTHTVVSVGQDAGFKEIVRLMREWRVSGLPVLAAEDRVIGVVSEADLLCKEEFRDGDPDISRSRPRSTGGTPIAQPRRLKDLEKAGGLRARDLMTSPALTVRPDTTLARAARTMARAKVKRLPVVDELGRLQGIVSRTDLLKVFLREDESIAEEVRREIVAHLFPQPASLVRVDVHDGVVTLAGRIRDTSLVPVAARLVRAVEGVVDVAFELVPGGKMSDGAGRP, from the coding sequence ATGCACGGCACACCACACATCGTCAGCGACGTCATGACGCACACCGTCGTCAGCGTCGGACAGGACGCCGGCTTCAAGGAGATCGTGCGGCTGATGCGGGAGTGGCGGGTCAGCGGTCTGCCCGTGCTGGCGGCCGAGGACCGGGTGATCGGCGTGGTCTCCGAGGCGGACCTGCTGTGCAAGGAGGAGTTCCGCGACGGCGACCCGGACATCTCCCGGTCTCGGCCGCGCTCGACCGGGGGGACCCCCATCGCCCAACCGCGTCGCCTCAAGGACCTGGAGAAGGCCGGCGGCCTGCGAGCCCGGGACCTGATGACCTCCCCCGCGCTCACCGTCCGCCCCGACACCACCCTCGCCCGGGCCGCCCGCACCATGGCACGCGCGAAGGTCAAGCGCCTGCCCGTCGTGGACGAACTGGGCCGGCTGCAGGGCATCGTCAGCCGCACCGACCTCCTCAAGGTCTTCCTACGCGAGGACGAGTCGATCGCCGAGGAGGTCCGCCGCGAGATCGTCGCCCACCTCTTCCCGCAGCCCGCCTCCCTGGTGCGGGTCGACGTCCACGACGGCGTGGTGACCCTCGCCGGACGGATCCGCGACACCTCCCTCGTGCCGGTGGCCGCACGGCTGGTGCGAGCGGTCGAAGGGGTCGTGGACGTCGCGTTCGAACTGGTGCCGGGCGGGAAGATGTCAGATGGGGCCGGTCGGCCCTAG